The genomic region CTGGGCGATGTGCCGCGACCTGCTGCAGGCGCCGCCGACCGCCGCCGAGCGCCACCACCCGATCCGGCTGTTCATCGGCTCGGGCATGCCGACGGGTCTGTGGCACCGCGTCCAGGACCGCTTCCGCCCCGCCCGCGTGCTCGAGTTCTACGCACCCACCGAGGGCGACGTCGTCCTGGCCAACGTCCGCGGCGGCAAGGTCGGCGCGAAGGGTCGGCCGCTGCCCGGCACCGCCCGCGTGGCCCTCGGGGCCTACGACGTGGACCGCGGGGTGCTCGTCACCGGTGCCGACGGCTTCGTGCAGGAGCCCGCGGTGGGGGAGGTGGGGATGCTCCTCGCCCGGGTCGGGAGGGAGCGCACGTCGGTCCGCGGCCGGGTGCTCCGCGGCGTGTTCGCCAAGGGGGACGCGTGGCTGTCGACCGGCGACCTGTTCTGCGCCGACGCCGACGGCGATCTCTGGCTCCTCGGCCGCCCGTCGACCCTGATCCGGACCCGGGACGGGCACGTCCCGCCGTTCGGTGTGGAAGCCGCCCTCGAGAGCGTGGACGCCGTCGACCTGGCCGTCGCCTACGGCGTGCGACCCGAGGGATCGCGGGACGAGCTCGTGGTCGCCGCGGTCACCGCCCGGGACGGGGAGGGATTGTCGATCGACGCGCTGCTCGCCGGCCTGTCGGCGGTCGAGGCCTGGCAGTGGCCGTCGGTGATCCGGGTGGTCGACGACGTGCCGCTCTCGTTGCACCACCGGCCGCAGAAGGCCCCGCTGCAGGACGAGGGGATCCCGTCGGACGCGGAGGGGTGGTGGTGGGACGAGGACGCGGGTCGCTACCGCCCGCTCGACGCCACGGCCGCCGCGACGCTGATGTCCTGACGGTCGGGTTCGTCGCCGGGGGCGGGGGAATGGTGTCCCGGCGAGGGCAACCCATCACGAGCGACAGGAGCAGCCATGCCAGACGACCACCGGGTCGACGAGGCCAAGGGACGGGTCAAGGAGGCCGCCGGAAGCCTGACCGGCGACGACGAGCTCAAGCGCGAGGGCACGGTCGACCGGGTCACCGCCGACGTGAAGGAGAAGGCGGCCGGGCTGATCGACAAGGCCCGGGACGCGGTCACCGGAGACGACCGCTAGCGACCACCGGACCGGTCGGCGCGGGCGCGGTCCCGGACGGATCCGCCGGGTCCGCGTCCACGCCGGCGAGCACCCGGTCGGCGAGGGCGACCGCGTCGTCGGCGGCGCGGTGGAGCGCCCACACCGCCAGGCGCTCGACCACCGGCGCCGGCTCGTTCGGACCGGGCTGCAACCGTCCCGCCCGGTCGGGGTCGGCGCTCGAGGTGAGCACGGCCACCGCGCGTCGGACGTCGCGGTCAGCGGTGAACCGGCCGGACAGCCGCCCGGCGATCCGGTCGGCCAGCGCGAAGCGTGGGGCGTCGAGGGGGACGGCGGGGCGGGTGGTGTCCCGGGTGGTGTCCCGAGTGGTGTCCATGGCGTGGCTCCTCGTCGGAGGGGGGTGGTGTGACCGACGATGCCCTTGTCGGCTCTGACCGAGGAGTGGCATGATCGCCAACATGCGCAATGTTGCTGCCAATGCGGGTGCTGCCAGCCCGATCGGCGCGGTCCCGTGGGAGCCCGGCGAGGACGTCGTGGACCCGGTCCTGGCCGACGCGATGTCGACGGTCACCGAGGACCACGTGGTCGCCGTCCTGGCGCCCGAGCCCCTCAGCCCGTTCGAGTTCGCGATCGCCTGCGAGGTGTTCGGGATCCGGCGGAGCGAGGTGATCGCGCGGATGGCCCGCCCGCGCTGGTACGACCTGCGCGTCTGCGCGCAGCGGCCCGGCGTCCCGGTCGCCACCTCGATGGGGTTCTCGATCGTCGCCGAGCACGGGTTGGACGCGGTGGTCGACGCCGACACGGTGATCGTGCCCATGGCGTCCAAGTGGGGCGTCTCCGAGACGCACCGGGCGGGCTGGCGGATGCCGGCGCTGCCCGACGACGAGGTCCTCCAGGCACTCGTCGACGCCGCCGAGCGGGGTGCGCGGATCGTGAGCTTCTGCTCCGGGGCGTTCACCCTGGCCGAGGCCGGGTTGCTCGACGGGCGTCGCGCGACGACCCACTGGCTGTTCCTCGACGCGTTCCGCCGCCGCTACCCGACCGTCGAGGTGGTCCCCGACGTGCTCTACGTGGACGCCGGGCAGGTGCTGACCTCGGCGGGCTCCGCCGCCGGCCTGGACCTGTCCCTCCACCTGCTGCGGGCCGATCACGGCGCCGACGTCGCGGACCTCGTCGCCCGGCGGCTGGTCATCCCGCCGCACCGCGACGGCGGGCAGGCGCAGTACACGACCGTGCCGCCGCCGAGGACCGGCGGGACCCCGTTCGCCGAGCTGCTCGACTGGCTCGTCGCCAGCCTCCACGAGCCGCTGACCGTGAGCGACATGGCCGCGCGGGCGGCGATGAGCCCTCGCACGTTCGCGCGGCGCTTCGCCGAGGCCACCGGCACCACGCCGCTGCAGTGGCTGACCACCCAGCGCCTCGCCCGGGCCCGCCAGCTGCTCGAGACCACCGACCTGACGGTCGACGTCGTGGCGGCGCGCAGCGGTCTCGGCAGCGCGGCGAACCTCCGCAGCCGGCTGCGCGACGCCTGCGGCGTCAGCCCGAGCGCCTACCGGCAGCGGTTCAAGCGCGACGCGGCGGCGTAGCCCCCCTCGCGCGGCCGTCCGCCGTCAGTCCAGGAACCTGCCCTGTTCGGCGGCGCCGCTGCCCCGCAGCCCGAACGTGGCCAGGTGGGTGGCGGCGGAACGGAGCCGGTGGGTGAGGGGACGGTCGCGCCACGTGGCCGCGTCGAGGGTGCGGCTGTGCGCGCGGTCGTCGACGAAGTGGGCGTCGAGGGTCGCGACGACGTCGGGGTCGTGCACCAGCAGGCCGATCTGCTCGTTGAGGGCGAGGGACCGCGCATCGACGTTGGTGGTCCCGACGAAGGCGACCCGGCGGTCGACCGTCACGACCTTCGCATGGAGCATCGTGGGCT from Euzebya sp. harbors:
- a CDS encoding CsbD family protein; translation: MPDDHRVDEAKGRVKEAAGSLTGDDELKREGTVDRVTADVKEKAAGLIDKARDAVTGDDR
- a CDS encoding helix-turn-helix domain-containing protein — protein: MSTVTEDHVVAVLAPEPLSPFEFAIACEVFGIRRSEVIARMARPRWYDLRVCAQRPGVPVATSMGFSIVAEHGLDAVVDADTVIVPMASKWGVSETHRAGWRMPALPDDEVLQALVDAAERGARIVSFCSGAFTLAEAGLLDGRRATTHWLFLDAFRRRYPTVEVVPDVLYVDAGQVLTSAGSAAGLDLSLHLLRADHGADVADLVARRLVIPPHRDGGQAQYTTVPPPRTGGTPFAELLDWLVASLHEPLTVSDMAARAAMSPRTFARRFAEATGTTPLQWLTTQRLARARQLLETTDLTVDVVAARSGLGSAANLRSRLRDACGVSPSAYRQRFKRDAAA